AgaacccttcttcttggaagAAGAGCCCTGCTGAGCCTGAGATTGAGGTGCGGCTTCGGATTGCCGTCTCTTCGCGGAAGGCTCGCGACGGTCGCGGGTGGAGAGTCTGCGCTTCTCAGCCATGCTGAGCTATCACACACGGGGCAGCCGAGGAAGAACCTTGCTAGAGGAGATCAAAAGCATCTCCGACGGCTCTGTAAGTGGCTGCAAGGGAAGAGATGAAGGAAGCGAGGGTGAGttgcggagaagaaagaaaaaggaacGCGGAGAAACCACGGGCGATGAAATCACGCTGTTTTCTAAGATTCCTACTACTACGCCATCGTTCTATACTGCCATTTCTCTCGTTGTACAGATGTTTCACAGTGACTCCTAAACATGAACATGGTTATTTATCTATCCTGAGGTTTTGATATTGTATCTTCTCCCCGTCAAAGGCTTATCTATCCTCTGTTTGGTGGATCTCCAAGGCACGCTTCCTATCTTTTAGACCATCGCTCGCATACTCTGTTTCGGAAGCTCACATTGAGAGATATGCTTGCGTGCTCATAGGATTTGGCTATCGGATCCCACTTCACAATGGTTGAGTTACAACCGATCTTCAAGAAGGCCTACTGGACGCTGGCCGCTGGAGGTCTGGTCTATGTGAGCTTCATCTGCGCGCTCACATGGCCCAATGTCCAAAGATTGTATGCTTTGCTTATCCATATTTCTACGAACGCGACGACTAACGATTCTGGCGCCATGCGCATAGCGCCCTGTATGCGAACAAAGTCAACCCTGCTCTGTGGGAGGATGTGAACCAGGTCGAGCGCTTTGGGTTCCTGAGTACGTGGGAAGGCCCAGCTATCCATGGAGTGGTCGTTGTTGACTTGGCCAGAAACACAGGTCCAACCGTTCAATCTGGTTACCCCCGATAATGAGACAATCTATGGCTGGCATTTACTCCCTCTACACCTCTGCCGTGAGCACGAAGAGGAACTGAACGCAAACGAGCCATCTGGCCCAGCTGACGACTATACCCAGACCCCAGCTTTCAAGTTTCTAGCCCACGACCCTAACGCTCGAGTAGTTGTTAACTGTAAGCGCACTGGTTACTTCGCTTGCGACACAATCATGAGGTGCACATTAACTAATCTTTGTTCAACTGCAGTCCACGGCAATGCCGCGCATCTCGGCTCCGCTCAGAGACCTGAAATCTATCGCATGCTTCTGGGCTTGTCAAGTCCCTCCAACCCCGTCCATGTCTTCGCAATTGACTATCGTGGGTTTGGAGTGTCCACCGGCTCCCCAACGGAAGAAGGCCTAATTACCGATGGGGTCTCCCTCATCAATTTCCTGACCGCCGGTCCTTTGAACATCCCGCCTTCCAGAATTGTCATCGCGGGACAGAGCCTGGGAACCGCTGTGAGCGCCGCAGTCGCTGAGCGCTATGCATTTGGATCGCCAGATCCCGCAGCTGTGCAACCCGCCATTAATGATCCCGAACCGTTCGCCGGTGTGGTCCTCCTCGCATCATTCAGCAACATGCGCAACCTTATCGAATCCTACAGCTTCAAAGGTCTTACGCCGCCGATGCTTTCTCCCTTGATTGGGTACCCTCGCGTACAAAGATGGGTGAGAAGCCATATCGTCGACCACTGGGACACGGCTGCTCGTCTTGCACGCCTGACGGGCGTCGGACCATCGGCTGAGGAAGACGCGAAGGCAGGGTACAACAGCAAAAATCTGGATCTCGCAATCATTCATGCATTCAATGATGTCGAGATCCCCTGGTACGAAGGACGTAGTGTCTGGATTGCTGCCACTGGTGAAAACCAGAAAGACGCCCCCGGCACCCTTGCGTAccagaaaaaggaagagggCGGTCCGACCGAGGTGAAGATCTGGGAGAACAGGTCCGGGAAGCACGCTGTGAAAACGGTTCGATGGGAACGTGTAGGCTACGGTGGTATGTCGCAGATTCGTTTCAATGTTCTTGTTCACAGGGAAAGATATAACTGATACATTCTAGGTCATAACCGTGTCGCTACTTtctctgttgctgctcttgctgtGCTCAGGGCATTCGAGGAGTAATAGTACACTTTGATATTCCCCCACGACTCCGGAAATAGCTTGACAGTTAGCTTCTGTAACCTGTCCCAATATATACTCATTCATCTACAGCCATCACTTAGACCATGATACCTGTGGGAGGTGGGGGGACGTTCAGTAACACATTCAAGAACCCATAACCTACTTATGATTAggatttccttttttttgccGCTAAATTTCTATACTCTCAAAATCTTAGGTCATTTTGACATTGTGAATACCGTGCCTACCCCTATCCCTTTCCCATTCACTTCTTCCATGGCTCCCCCAGTTGTGGTAGCCTAGGCAGGAACATTTACCTCTGGGAACAGAGCCATAGATAGATACATACGAAGGAACTGACCTTCTTACTAATGTCATAAAGACTCCGACCCCCAAAGTTCGACTATATCGCGGTCGTGGATTTCATCAAAAGCCATTTCTCCAATTGAGACAGCACGCCGCCCAGCTATCCAGTGGATGTTCTGGAGCCTGAGCCTAAGTATCTTAGAATTCAGTTTTCCCAGCTGCTATAACAAGGTATATTGTCAAAAGCCAAAGAGAATCCCTCACAAGACCCACAGGGTTTGTCTATATTGCAAAGTAATACATGGCTCCAAATGCTTTGGGCACGAAGGTGAAGAGGACATGAGATGAGAATACACGTGGAGAGAAGCAGATCGCtgtagtagtagtagaatGTCAAGATGCTCAGAGGGTATGTatgagcttcatcttgagCAGAAGAATATTCGTAAGAGACTGTCCAGTTCGGATATGCATGGAACGGCCAGGGACTGCAATCAAGACGACTGCGCAACGACAAGTGATGACAGCCATAGCGTTTATTTCTTGTGCCTGTCAGCCTGGGCCTTCAGGTACTTCTGGATAAGTTCCTTCCTGTAAGAAGTTGTCAGTGATTGTTCAGAGCGGCACATTAGAAAGATTGTACATACTGTAACTGAGGCTGAGCCTTCTCGTAATGGCTGAACTCCATGGTGAATTCACCCTTGCCCTGGGTGGCAGCACGCAGATGCGTACTGAAGCCGAACATTCCGTTTAAGCTGCAGTCCGCATACACAGTGAACTCATCCACACCGGTCTCGGTATCATTGATCGTAGCATTACGCTTGTTGAGGAGAGAGATCACGTCACCTTGGAACTCACCAGGAGCGGTGACAGCGATCTTCATCATGGGCTCAAGGACAGAAGGGTTGCTTTCCATGAAAGCCTTCCGGAAAGCCTGTTGGGTGGCGTTCTTGAACGACATTTCGGACGAATCCGTCATGTGGGTAGCACCATCGTTGATGACCATCTTGGTACCAAGCACCTTGTGACCGATGAGCGGACCCTTTTCGCAAGCAAGATTGAAACCCTTCTCACAAGCGAAAAGGAACTTCTCAGAGATACTACCACCAACGATCTGTTCCTCAAATTTGTTGTCCTCGAGTTTGCCGGTGGGCTCCATCCAGCCGACGACGCGGGCATATTCACCAGGACCTCCTGACTGCTTCTTGAGCAAGTGGTCGAACTCGACCCGGTTGCCGATGGTCTCGCGATACGCGACCTGAGGCGGGCCAGTCACACAGTCGACGCGGTACTCGCGACGCATGCGCTCAATGTAGATGTCAAGATGCAATTCACCCATGCCAGAAATCAGAGTCTCCTCACTCTCCGCATTGTAGGACACCCGGAAGGTGGGGTCTTCTCTCTGGAAACGAGCCATAGCCTTTGAGAAGTTGGCCGAGTCCTTGCTGTTCTTGGGCTTGATAGAAAGCGAGATAACAGGCTCGGGCACGAACATGGAAGTCATGGTGTAACCGAGCTGTCCATCGGTGAAAGTGTCGCCAGAGGCACAATCCACACCGAACACGGCGCAGATTTCACCGGCTCCAATCTCCGAtacctcctccatctcatTGGAATGCATGCGAACAATGCGAGGaaccttgaccttcttgttGTTGCGAGCATTGAAGACATTGGCGCCCTTGCGGAGGGTACCCTGGTACACGCGAATATAGGTCAACTGCCCAAAGTTGCTTTCTTCCAGCTTGAAAGCAAGACCAACAAAAGGCTGGGAGTTGTAAGGGACAAGCTTGACCGAAGCCTCGTCGCGCTTCCGGTCAAGAGCGAGGTTTTCAACTTCCGATGGGTTGGGGAGGTAGTCGATGACACCATCAAGCATAGGCTGCACGGATTTGTTGGCCAGTGCAGAACCCATGAAGACGGGAGTGAACTTCAAGCCAATGGTTGCCCGGCGGATAGCGgccttgagctgctgctccgtAGGCTCAGtctcctccaggaagagctcAGCGATCTCGTCGTCGACATCGGCAAGCGTCTCGATGAGCATCCTCCTCCGTTCCTCCACGACCGACTTGACCTTCTCAGGAATCTCATCCTTAACCACGACAGTCTCACCGTTCGGTCCATCGTTGTAAATGGACTTCATACGAATCAGGTCGACCACACCCTCGAACTCGTCTTCAGCGCCTATTGGCACCTGAacggcagcagcagggatCTTGAGCTTGGTGTTGATCTGTTCAACAGCCTTGAAAGGATTGGCACCCATACGGTCCATCTTGTTGACGAATGAAATTCGAGGAACGTTGTAGCGGCGCATCTGACGGTCGACCGTAATAGTCTGGGACTGGACACCTGACACAGCACACAGGATCATAACAGCACCATCCAGAACGCGCAGCGCTCTCTCCACTTCGATGGTGAAGTCAATGTGCCCTGGTGTATCGATCAGGTTGATGTGgtatttctcctcttttccaTCGTCTCCCTTCTTTATCCAGTCACAGAACGTCGCTGCGGACTGAATAGTGATACCCTTTTCACGCTCGAGATCCATCGAGTCCATCTTGGCACCAACATTGTCACGACCGCGAACTTCGTGGATGGCCTTGATCCGACCAGTGTAGAAGAGGACTCGTTCGGTACAGGTGGTTTTTCCGCTGTCAATGTGTGCCTATAAGTACTAGTCAGATGCTGCGTCTCCATCTCCACGCGAATGCTTCAATTCCGCGGAAGGTAACTTACAGCGATACCAATGTTCCGGAGCCTCGACAGTCTGATCGCTTCAGCAGGGTCAAGGTTGTCAATGATTGCCTCCTGAGACAGACCGTCGGGATTGGAAGCAGCTGCCTCGAGACTGAACAGAAGAGCGAGATTAGCGATTGAACATACAGAAAACAAGGTGGAGTCTAGCAATTTCAAGGGCAATCCACTGGCCACTAGAGATAAAAACTACTTACACGGCGGCAGTGGTAGCAGCGGAGGCATTCCGTCGTTGCAGATTGTGCCTGTGGAAAACCGACTGATAAGCCGGACCGGCGATGGGTGAACGGAGAGCGGCCGTCGACGCGCATCGTTGATACAAGAAGTTCTGAGACTGAAGACGCACAGGCGATCTGGTCAAGCCAGATAGGGCACGATTGGGTAACCGTGCAAGAGAAGGGCACCGCATGATtgtcaaccaccaccacggGAACTGGGGAgtgctgatgctgctgatgctctCAGCGTCGCGATCTTTTTTCTGCTCCGAAAAAAAGTTCGGAGAAGCCAGGAACAAGGCACGTGATCATTTCAGCTACAACCAATGAGATCGGGGTAGTTCAAACCATTTCTACTGCGCATGTACTCTGTAAGTTTGACATGACGGACAGCCTGGGAATTACTATGGCAATAAATATTATGATAATCTCAGTTGTGAATCAATCAAAATGATCCAATCTCAGTTGCTGCGGAAATAGTTCGCCGCCAAAACTGGCCCCAGGTTCACTTCCTTCGCGAATGCACCCAGATCATACCTTATCCTCTGCCAGTTACCAACGGGCTTTCCATTCT
The Aspergillus fumigatus Af293 chromosome 4, whole genome shotgun sequence DNA segment above includes these coding regions:
- the mef1 gene encoding elongation factor G, whose translation is MRCPSLARLPNRALSGLTRSPVRLQSQNFLYQRCASTAALRSPIAGPAYQSVFHRHNLQRRNASAATTAAVLEAAASNPDGLSQEAIIDNLDPAEAIRLSRLRNIGIAAHIDSGKTTCTERVLFYTGRIKAIHEVRGRDNVGAKMDSMDLEREKGITIQSAATFCDWIKKGDDGKEEKYHINLIDTPGHIDFTIEVERALRVLDGAVMILCAVSGVQSQTITVDRQMRRYNVPRISFVNKMDRMGANPFKAVEQINTKLKIPAAAVQVPIGAEDEFEGVVDLIRMKSIYNDGPNGETVVVKDEIPEKVKSVVEERRRMLIETLADVDDEIAELFLEETEPTEQQLKAAIRRATIGLKFTPVFMGSALANKSVQPMLDGVIDYLPNPSEVENLALDRKRDEASVKLVPYNSQPFVGLAFKLEESNFGQLTYIRVYQGTLRKGANVFNARNNKKVKVPRIVRMHSNEMEEVSEIGAGEICAVFGVDCASGDTFTDGQLGYTMTSMFVPEPVISLSIKPKNSKDSANFSKAMARFQREDPTFRVSYNAESEETLISGMGELHLDIYIERMRREYRVDCVTGPPQVAYRETIGNRVEFDHLLKKQSGGPGEYARVVGWMEPTGKLEDNKFEEQIVGGSISEKFLFACEKGFNLACEKGPLIGHKVLGTKMVINDGATHMTDSSEMSFKNATQQAFRKAFMESNPSVLEPMMKIAVTAPGEFQGDVISLLNKRNATINDTETGVDEFTVYADCSLNGMFGFSTHLRAATQGKGEFTMEFSHYEKAQPQLQKELIQKYLKAQADRHKK
- a CDS encoding alpha/beta hydrolase, producing the protein MVELQPIFKKAYWTLAAGGLVYVSFICALTWPNVQRFALYANKVNPALWEDVNQVERFGFLKTQVQPFNLVTPDNETIYGWHLLPLHLCREHEEELNANEPSGPADDYTQTPAFKFLAHDPNARVVVNFHGNAAHLGSAQRPEIYRMLLGLSSPSNPVHVFAIDYRGFGVSTGSPTEEGLITDGVSLINFLTAGPLNIPPSRIVIAGQSLGTAVSAAVAERYAFGSPDPAAVQPAINDPEPFAGVVLLASFSNMRNLIESYSFKGLTPPMLSPLIGYPRVQRWVRSHIVDHWDTAARLARLTGVGPSAEEDAKAGYNSKNLDLAIIHAFNDVEIPWYEGRSVWIAATGENQKDAPGTLAYQKKEEGGPTEVKIWENRSGKHAVKTVRWERVGYGGHNRVATFSVAALAVLRAFEE